A genome region from Oceanispirochaeta sp. M1 includes the following:
- a CDS encoding sensor domain-containing diguanylate cyclase translates to MTMTKSRISIKILIMVITSSFLFSSLFSYFQAKQSLRDEILSSSLPLLSENIYSELRHELSVPINVSSSMARDSFLMNWVLDGENEIEDIKLYLGNLKSRYGFFSTFFVSSSSRNYYYYDGILKQISPYDSHDIWYYDFINSQKELDLDVDTDQASNGVLTVFINYRLEDFSGNFLGVVGVGVRLDQLSDLLKQKKTQYDRDIYLVDEEGIIQVHSDLSLIEKINIFKEEGISSVAEQLMETEEFPIDLIYKKKNDHFLVSSKSIPEIGWHVIVEQNEERGSFFAKRSLFINLLLTAAITVLLIIASYKILKSFEQQMELLASTDSLTNAANRRELEKQFKLLEYRSKRFNSDLSLILIDLDDFKSINDNYGHIAGDTVLKEVTFTLQKSIRPIDLLARWGGDEFVILIEAPRDEAALKADRMVHSFDKPSNVVHNGKEVPVSISAGVAVFKEGDSLKSLIEKADKALLHSKAKGKNCVTLSD, encoded by the coding sequence ATGACAATGACAAAAAGTAGAATTTCTATAAAGATTCTTATCATGGTAATTACCAGCAGTTTTCTCTTCTCCAGTTTATTTTCATATTTTCAGGCAAAACAGAGTTTAAGGGATGAAATTTTGTCTTCTTCTCTTCCTCTTCTCAGTGAGAATATATATTCAGAGCTCAGGCATGAGCTTTCTGTACCTATAAACGTATCATCTTCTATGGCCAGGGATTCCTTTTTAATGAATTGGGTCCTGGATGGTGAAAATGAGATTGAGGATATTAAACTGTATCTTGGGAATCTAAAAAGCAGATATGGTTTTTTTTCAACGTTCTTTGTTTCTTCCAGCAGCCGTAATTATTACTATTATGATGGAATCCTGAAACAGATAAGCCCTTATGACAGTCATGATATCTGGTATTACGATTTTATCAACAGTCAAAAAGAGCTTGATCTGGATGTAGATACAGATCAGGCCAGTAATGGAGTTTTAACTGTTTTTATAAATTACAGGTTAGAAGATTTTTCAGGCAATTTTCTGGGTGTTGTGGGAGTAGGTGTAAGGCTGGATCAACTTTCGGATTTACTTAAGCAGAAGAAAACTCAATATGACAGAGATATTTATCTGGTTGATGAAGAGGGAATTATTCAAGTCCATTCTGATCTGAGTTTAATTGAGAAAATCAATATTTTTAAAGAAGAAGGTATTTCATCTGTTGCTGAGCAATTAATGGAGACGGAAGAGTTTCCTATCGATTTAATCTATAAAAAGAAAAATGATCATTTTCTGGTAAGTTCGAAGTCCATACCTGAGATTGGCTGGCATGTCATTGTTGAGCAAAATGAAGAGAGGGGTTCTTTTTTTGCTAAGAGAAGTCTTTTCATCAACTTATTATTGACGGCGGCCATTACAGTTTTACTTATCATTGCCAGTTATAAAATCCTGAAATCTTTCGAACAGCAAATGGAACTTCTTGCCAGTACTGATAGCCTGACGAACGCTGCAAACCGCAGGGAACTGGAAAAACAATTTAAACTGCTTGAGTATCGAAGCAAAAGATTCAACTCTGATCTAAGTTTGATACTCATAGATTTAGATGATTTTAAATCCATCAATGACAACTATGGCCATATTGCCGGAGATACGGTTCTGAAGGAAGTTACATTCACTCTGCAGAAATCCATAAGGCCGATAGACCTTCTGGCTCGCTGGGGAGGAGATGAATTTGTTATTTTGATTGAGGCTCCCAGAGATGAAGCCGCCCTTAAAGCCGACAGGATGGTTCATTCCTTTGATAAACCGTCAAATGTAGTACATAACGGGAAAGAAGTGCCAGTATCTATCAGTGCCGGAGTTGCAGTATTCAAGGAAGGAGACAGTCTTAAATCATTAATAGAAAAAGCTGATAAAGCTTTGCTTCATTCTAAGGCAAAGGGTAAAAACTGTGTGACCCTATCAGATTGA
- a CDS encoding D-tagatose-bisphosphate aldolase, class II, non-catalytic subunit, with protein sequence MSATSEFLQLMKDNKAGRGTGLYSVCSAHADVIRACMLQAKSDGSIVLIESTSNQVDQFGGYTGMVPSEFVEYVKGLSSETGFPFEKVLLGGDHLGPNAWQNEPAAEAMSKARDLIAAYVKAGYKKIHLDASMFCADDEGDRHQPLADEVVSARAAELCAVAEKSYAESFGGSSDIIYVIGTEVPIPGGAQEEEDTVTPTPASNAKNTIALTRAAFDAQGLQDAWKRVIGLVVQPGVEFGDDQVFHYDSKAAADLSAMIEGNDQFVYEAHSTDYQSESGLTQLVKDHYCILKVGPWLTFAYREALFALEDMEKELLGGTDTKLSGLREILEKTMLDKPGYWQKYYPGNESQQFFKRKYSFSDRSRYYWPDKNLNASVELLKRNLNDHGMSLSLLSQSMPNQYNALQEGQIKLTAEDLIISRIRDVAGIYARACGFGKCC encoded by the coding sequence ATGAGTGCAACAAGCGAGTTTTTACAGCTAATGAAAGATAACAAAGCCGGTAGGGGAACAGGTCTGTATTCAGTCTGCTCCGCCCATGCGGATGTTATCAGAGCCTGCATGCTTCAGGCAAAATCAGACGGTTCTATCGTACTAATTGAATCTACAAGTAATCAGGTGGACCAGTTTGGCGGATATACGGGCATGGTTCCATCTGAATTTGTAGAATATGTTAAAGGACTCTCCTCTGAAACAGGCTTCCCCTTTGAGAAAGTACTCCTTGGCGGAGACCACCTGGGACCCAATGCCTGGCAGAATGAACCCGCAGCCGAGGCCATGTCCAAAGCCCGTGACCTGATTGCTGCCTATGTTAAGGCCGGATACAAGAAGATCCACCTGGATGCCTCCATGTTCTGTGCCGACGATGAAGGTGACCGTCACCAGCCCCTGGCAGATGAAGTAGTTTCCGCAAGAGCCGCAGAGCTTTGTGCTGTAGCCGAAAAAAGCTATGCTGAATCCTTCGGCGGAAGCTCTGATATTATCTATGTCATCGGTACAGAAGTTCCCATCCCCGGAGGAGCGCAGGAAGAAGAGGACACAGTTACTCCCACACCCGCATCCAATGCAAAGAACACAATTGCCCTCACCAGGGCAGCCTTTGATGCTCAGGGACTGCAGGACGCCTGGAAACGTGTAATCGGACTGGTTGTTCAGCCGGGTGTTGAGTTTGGAGACGATCAGGTGTTCCATTACGACAGCAAGGCTGCTGCCGACCTCAGTGCCATGATTGAAGGGAATGATCAGTTTGTTTACGAAGCCCACTCCACTGACTACCAAAGCGAATCCGGTCTGACTCAGCTGGTTAAGGACCACTATTGTATTTTGAAAGTAGGCCCCTGGCTGACATTTGCCTACAGGGAAGCACTCTTTGCTCTTGAAGATATGGAGAAAGAACTCCTTGGCGGAACTGATACCAAACTTTCCGGCCTGAGAGAGATTCTTGAAAAGACCATGTTGGATAAGCCCGGGTACTGGCAGAAGTATTATCCCGGCAATGAATCACAGCAGTTCTTCAAACGGAAATACAGCTTCAGTGACCGCAGCCGTTACTACTGGCCCGATAAAAACCTCAATGCATCTGTAGAGCTTTTGAAGAGGAATCTCAATGATCACGGTATGTCTTTGAGTCTCTTAAGTCAGTCTATGCCCAACCAGTACAACGCCCTGCAGGAAGGACAGATCAAATTGACTGCAGAAGATCTTATTATCAGCCGCATTAGAGACGTGGCCGGGATCTATGCCCGGGCCTGCGGATTCGGGAAATGCTGTTAA
- a CDS encoding galactitol-1-phosphate 5-dehydrogenase, with protein sequence MKAAVLYGDNDIRYEDWETPTAGAGEVLVKVKESGLCGSDIPRTIHSGAHFYPIVLGHEFSGEITAVGEGVTQRKVGDRISCVPLIPDMKDPQSQKGNYSLSKGYKFIGSRIQGGWAEYVVMPWENAVVLPDSVSYTEGAFFEPITVALHALNIMNFEGGKDVAITGMGTIGLLALQCVRAMGARKITVFDIDNSRLELAKELGADLCLNTLEEGFKDEAMAFTDGNGYEVCLETGGVPITEILCLELAAPKGTVMYVGTPHKPVTMQPDEFEWINRKELIVTGSWMNYSAPFPGWEWEMANYLFSKDMVKTDQLIDRKIPLSQAASAVADLLVPGAVKGKILFDCEK encoded by the coding sequence ATGAAAGCAGCAGTATTATACGGCGATAACGACATCAGATATGAGGACTGGGAAACACCCACAGCCGGTGCGGGGGAAGTCCTTGTGAAGGTTAAAGAATCGGGACTATGCGGTTCTGATATTCCCAGAACCATTCACAGCGGAGCCCATTTTTACCCCATCGTACTGGGACATGAGTTTTCCGGTGAAATCACAGCAGTTGGTGAAGGCGTCACACAGCGTAAAGTGGGAGACCGCATCTCCTGTGTTCCCCTTATTCCCGATATGAAAGATCCTCAGAGTCAGAAAGGTAATTACTCCCTCTCCAAGGGCTATAAGTTTATCGGCTCCCGTATTCAGGGTGGCTGGGCGGAATATGTGGTCATGCCCTGGGAAAATGCAGTAGTTCTTCCCGATTCTGTCAGCTACACGGAAGGAGCCTTTTTTGAGCCTATCACTGTAGCCCTTCATGCCCTCAATATTATGAACTTCGAAGGCGGCAAAGATGTTGCCATTACAGGTATGGGAACCATCGGTCTCCTTGCCCTGCAGTGTGTCCGTGCCATGGGTGCCCGTAAGATAACAGTATTTGATATCGACAACAGCCGTCTTGAACTGGCTAAAGAGCTTGGTGCAGACCTCTGCCTCAACACTCTGGAAGAAGGGTTCAAAGATGAGGCCATGGCCTTTACCGATGGCAATGGATACGAAGTCTGTCTTGAAACCGGCGGCGTTCCCATCACCGAGATACTCTGTCTGGAACTTGCGGCTCCCAAGGGAACTGTTATGTATGTGGGAACTCCCCATAAACCCGTGACCATGCAGCCTGATGAATTTGAATGGATCAACCGTAAAGAACTGATCGTTACAGGAAGCTGGATGAATTACTCTGCACCCTTCCCCGGATGGGAGTGGGAAATGGCCAACTACCTTTTCAGCAAGGATATGGTTAAAACAGACCAACTGATTGACCGGAAGATTCCCTTGAGTCAGGCCGCTTCGGCAGTTGCTGATCTACTGGTTCCGGGAGCCGTGAAAGGAAAGATCCTTTTCGATTGCGAAAAATAG
- a CDS encoding FGGY-family carbohydrate kinase: protein MSKYILSVDLGTTSTKTVLFDEKMKVVASARAEYPTVYPKQGWAEQDPEDWWKALISTTEQILKESGIDPAEIAGLGVDAMSSMALPMDKEGKALRNGLLWLDRRAQKESDWIRGTYGDLQKKINSNDSDPSNFAPKVLWMKNNEPEVYEKTAAFLHCNSYLVYRLTDKMSMDLSEAGMSQLCDIRTGQWSDELIQASGIDKSKLPEIYACTDVVGGITAAAAAATGLKEGTPVIAGAMDNVAATLGLGLRHDGQAYISAGTATNAGACMASVPSDPSMLNYHHAVPGLYLVNGGVDYGGAGLRWFKALIEEENFEEIDRLAEEAGYLDDVLLYLPYMVGQRAPLWDPHSRAAAFGMNPDTSRKAMIRMIMEGIAMGVRNVFRMMEEKGYSIEEIVMTGGCANSPIWTQIFSDILIKDIILPGEMDVAPLGTAIMTGVGIGLYPDFDSALAVQSVRAAHFPDKEKSDYYNALSKAFINLYEAVGPVYKELDDIRDKFQK from the coding sequence ATGTCAAAATATATTTTATCTGTGGACCTCGGAACCACCAGTACAAAAACTGTTTTATTTGATGAAAAGATGAAAGTGGTTGCTTCTGCCAGGGCTGAATACCCCACTGTTTATCCCAAACAGGGATGGGCCGAACAGGACCCGGAAGACTGGTGGAAGGCGTTGATCTCCACAACTGAACAAATCCTTAAAGAATCAGGCATTGATCCTGCAGAAATTGCCGGTCTTGGTGTGGACGCCATGTCCAGCATGGCTCTTCCCATGGATAAGGAAGGCAAAGCTCTCCGGAACGGTCTCCTCTGGCTTGACCGCCGTGCCCAGAAAGAATCTGACTGGATCAGAGGCACATATGGAGATCTTCAAAAAAAAATAAACTCCAACGATTCAGACCCTTCCAACTTTGCACCCAAGGTGCTCTGGATGAAAAACAATGAACCTGAAGTATATGAAAAGACTGCTGCTTTCCTTCACTGCAACAGCTACCTTGTCTATCGCCTGACAGACAAGATGAGCATGGACCTCTCGGAAGCCGGAATGTCCCAGCTCTGTGATATCAGAACAGGACAGTGGTCGGATGAACTGATCCAGGCAAGCGGTATCGATAAATCCAAACTTCCTGAAATATATGCCTGTACCGATGTTGTCGGAGGCATTACTGCCGCCGCAGCCGCAGCCACAGGACTCAAGGAAGGGACTCCCGTAATTGCAGGAGCCATGGACAATGTAGCCGCCACCCTGGGACTGGGACTCCGTCATGACGGTCAGGCCTATATCTCTGCCGGTACGGCCACCAATGCAGGTGCCTGTATGGCTTCGGTCCCCTCAGACCCCAGTATGCTGAACTATCATCATGCCGTACCGGGACTCTATCTTGTGAACGGCGGTGTGGATTACGGCGGAGCCGGTCTGCGCTGGTTCAAGGCGCTGATCGAAGAAGAGAATTTTGAAGAAATTGACCGTTTAGCCGAAGAAGCCGGCTATCTTGATGATGTACTCCTCTATCTCCCCTATATGGTTGGACAGAGAGCCCCTCTCTGGGACCCCCACTCCAGAGCCGCCGCCTTTGGAATGAATCCCGACACAAGCCGTAAGGCTATGATTCGCATGATCATGGAAGGGATCGCCATGGGTGTCAGAAATGTCTTCCGTATGATGGAGGAGAAGGGCTATTCCATCGAAGAGATCGTAATGACCGGCGGTTGTGCCAACAGCCCGATCTGGACACAGATCTTCAGTGATATCCTGATCAAGGACATTATTCTTCCCGGCGAAATGGATGTGGCTCCCCTGGGAACCGCCATTATGACCGGCGTGGGAATCGGCCTTTATCCCGATTTTGATTCCGCTCTTGCTGTGCAGTCAGTCAGAGCCGCACACTTTCCCGATAAGGAAAAATCAGATTACTACAACGCTCTGTCAAAGGCATTTATTAATCTGTATGAGGCCGTAGGGCCTGTATATAAAGAACTGGATGATATAAGAGACAAATTTCAAAAATAA
- a CDS encoding LacI family DNA-binding transcriptional regulator produces the protein MKIKLEDVAREAGVSIATVSRVLNNHPVKEKTRLHVEDTIARLDYRPNLTARGLIKGTSNRIGVVVPYMENPYFSSIMNTLEIRMREADYLCYFSSAINRGQSERDILNRYLDSGVDGLIMVDVNSKEENMGVYGDLNKSIPVVLVNGNPDRDDSNLVMVDQKRGMEIAMDYLLSLNHKKIAFIRGLLGSNSFDVKEKVFLRRMEEAGLPRKNAIIVELADPDHFTAIQKAEELILPILDSENRPSAVFASNELMGVSVINAARKLNLSIPGDLSLLAHDNTYISKISQPAMSTINLNPPRLGFEAAEMMLQLLKHDNPYPRKLIFNPELIIRESCRAI, from the coding sequence TTGAAAATAAAACTGGAAGATGTCGCCCGGGAAGCCGGTGTCTCCATTGCTACAGTCTCGAGAGTTTTGAATAATCATCCGGTGAAAGAGAAGACTCGTCTCCATGTGGAAGATACCATAGCCCGCCTCGATTACCGTCCGAATCTCACGGCCAGGGGTCTGATAAAGGGTACTTCCAACCGAATCGGGGTGGTTGTCCCCTATATGGAAAATCCTTATTTCAGTTCTATTATGAATACATTGGAAATACGGATGAGAGAGGCAGACTATCTTTGTTATTTTTCCAGCGCTATAAACCGTGGACAGAGTGAACGTGATATTCTCAACCGCTATCTTGATTCCGGTGTTGATGGTCTTATTATGGTGGATGTAAACAGCAAAGAAGAGAATATGGGAGTGTATGGAGACCTGAATAAATCTATACCTGTTGTACTTGTCAATGGAAATCCTGACCGGGATGATTCTAATCTGGTAATGGTTGATCAGAAGAGAGGAATGGAGATTGCTATGGATTATCTCCTCTCTTTGAATCATAAAAAAATTGCTTTTATCCGGGGTCTCCTGGGTAGTAATTCCTTTGATGTCAAAGAGAAGGTTTTTCTCAGAAGAATGGAAGAAGCCGGATTACCCCGGAAGAATGCTATAATAGTGGAGTTGGCTGATCCGGATCATTTTACGGCAATTCAAAAGGCGGAAGAGTTAATTTTACCAATTCTGGATTCTGAAAACAGGCCCAGTGCCGTGTTTGCATCAAATGAACTCATGGGAGTGAGTGTTATTAATGCTGCCAGAAAGCTTAATCTCTCTATTCCCGGTGATCTCTCTCTTCTGGCTCATGACAATACCTATATTTCCAAAATTTCTCAGCCCGCCATGTCAACAATTAATCTGAATCCTCCCCGTCTGGGATTTGAGGCTGCTGAAATGATGCTTCAACTTCTGAAACATGACAATCCCTATCCACGAAAGCTTATATTTAATCCTGAATTAATTATTCGGGAAAGTTGCCGGGCTATCTGA
- a CDS encoding carbohydrate ABC transporter permease, whose protein sequence is MIAGKKTLSSKILWGILTILIGLFHFIPLYISINVAFKPKTDLSSRWMIPTKLYLDNFIFAAEKAKIFLAIQNSLIITVLSITVIVLIGGMAAYPLARNRSRFNDRILQFVLAVMMVPPLSMLVPLVTIMTRMGAVSSYWGIIVVLVTFQLPISIFLYTNFIRTIPGELDEAALIDGCSKFSIFYKIILPLLKPVTATVVILTGVAIWNDYQFSLFLLQSPKMKVVTLAVSSFFAQSSSNLGAAAASAIIAVLPVALMFLFLQRFFIQGMVDSAVKG, encoded by the coding sequence ATGATTGCAGGTAAAAAAACACTTTCATCAAAGATTTTATGGGGAATTCTGACTATCCTCATCGGTCTATTTCATTTTATTCCTTTGTACATATCTATTAATGTGGCCTTCAAACCAAAGACCGATCTCTCATCACGATGGATGATTCCCACTAAGCTGTATCTTGATAATTTCATTTTTGCGGCAGAAAAGGCAAAAATATTCCTGGCCATCCAGAACAGTCTGATCATAACGGTCCTCAGTATCACTGTGATCGTTCTTATCGGGGGGATGGCGGCCTATCCTCTGGCTAGAAACCGATCCCGTTTCAATGACAGAATCCTTCAGTTTGTTCTGGCTGTCATGATGGTTCCTCCCCTGAGTATGCTCGTCCCCCTGGTCACTATCATGACCCGTATGGGAGCCGTGAGCAGCTATTGGGGTATCATTGTGGTTCTGGTGACTTTTCAGCTGCCCATAAGTATTTTTCTTTATACCAATTTTATCCGCACAATTCCGGGGGAGCTGGATGAAGCGGCCCTGATTGACGGATGCAGTAAGTTTTCCATTTTTTATAAGATCATTCTCCCACTGCTGAAGCCGGTAACTGCCACCGTTGTTATCCTGACAGGTGTGGCTATCTGGAACGATTATCAGTTTTCCCTTTTCCTTCTGCAGTCTCCAAAGATGAAGGTTGTAACTTTGGCTGTCTCCTCCTTTTTCGCACAGTCCTCATCCAATCTGGGAGCCGCCGCAGCCTCTGCCATCATTGCTGTATTGCCTGTGGCACTTATGTTTCTTTTTCTACAGAGATTTTTTATACAGGGAATGGTGGATAGTGCCGTAAAAGGGTAG
- a CDS encoding carbohydrate ABC transporter permease, producing the protein MNLIQNKARALSKHPHFTNFMYIPAVLLFTVFIVYPFLEGIRIAFTNWNGFSQSYDYVGFKNFIYLIQDKNMYTASWNTMIYGFGSTLFQQILGLLYALLLNKMIFGRNFARTFIYLPVLIAPVIMGYMWYFMFQYRYGALNDVLALVGMDPLDWLAKGRRAISLIVFVNTVQFCGVSMVIYLAGLQTIPTMYYEASQIDGASPVKQFKHITMPLLRPAFITSVTLNLIGGLKLFDAIKAMTNGGPGYASHSLSTLIDYTYFRSQSAGYSATMGILLFVMILVFTLIIQKLSARQEVIL; encoded by the coding sequence ATGAATCTGATTCAGAATAAAGCCAGAGCCTTATCTAAGCATCCACACTTTACCAATTTCATGTACATTCCGGCGGTACTGCTTTTTACTGTCTTTATCGTATATCCTTTTCTGGAGGGGATCAGAATCGCCTTTACCAACTGGAATGGATTCTCCCAGAGTTATGACTATGTGGGGTTTAAGAATTTCATCTATCTAATCCAGGATAAAAATATGTACACTGCATCCTGGAATACCATGATCTATGGATTCGGCAGTACTTTGTTCCAGCAGATCCTCGGTCTGCTCTATGCTCTTCTTTTGAATAAGATGATATTCGGAAGGAATTTTGCACGGACCTTTATCTATCTTCCGGTTCTTATCGCTCCCGTTATTATGGGTTATATGTGGTACTTCATGTTTCAGTACCGCTATGGGGCTCTCAATGATGTCCTGGCTCTTGTGGGAATGGATCCTCTGGACTGGCTGGCTAAGGGGCGCCGGGCCATATCTCTTATCGTCTTTGTGAATACTGTTCAGTTCTGCGGTGTCTCCATGGTTATTTATCTGGCGGGACTCCAGACTATACCGACCATGTATTATGAGGCCAGTCAGATAGACGGTGCCAGCCCTGTGAAACAGTTTAAGCATATAACAATGCCCTTGCTGAGACCCGCCTTTATTACATCAGTGACATTGAACCTGATCGGGGGACTCAAGCTATTTGATGCCATCAAGGCCATGACCAACGGCGGTCCCGGCTATGCTTCCCATTCCCTGTCCACATTGATTGACTATACCTATTTCAGATCTCAGTCGGCCGGATATTCGGCTACCATGGGTATTCTTCTCTTTGTCATGATTCTGGTGTTTACTCTCATTATTCAGAAGTTATCCGCCAGACAGGAGGTGATCCTATGA
- a CDS encoding ABC transporter substrate-binding protein has protein sequence MKILKTSLLIALCLMAGSTVFAAGQQDSEATTLTLMLNFQSTEAVTAAFEEVIADFHSANPSIKIDLISGTSDYEALMKSKMATNDLPDMWSTHGWSVLRYSEYLMPLEDQEWVSRLHPAIKPVVTDDQGHIYVLPVDVDMAGVAYNKTILADAGVKVEDLKTWKDLYAAMDKVKAMGVTPVHIGGKDSWTVGNFFDWAAPAVYVTDPNNYSGDELVNGSFDTDKWEILAGLMKEMNENGYLNVDNLTSTYSDSARALAVGDAAFTFLGNYVLAEAWTFNPKADLGFFPVPAYYEGDSPSLISGERSTVGIWKDTPNAEACKTFLDFLAIAENAAKIAGSNGIPAGLIDAESDTGKLKADYIKWADASAFPYFDRAFLPSGMWDTMCSTGAGILSGDMSTEDAAAKMKEDFTRMYK, from the coding sequence ATGAAGATATTGAAAACAAGTTTGCTTATTGCTCTTTGCCTGATGGCAGGAAGCACCGTATTTGCTGCAGGACAGCAGGATTCAGAGGCAACTACTCTCACTCTGATGCTGAACTTTCAGTCCACCGAAGCCGTAACGGCGGCCTTTGAAGAAGTGATTGCAGATTTCCACAGTGCCAATCCAAGTATCAAAATTGACCTGATCTCCGGTACTTCCGACTATGAAGCACTTATGAAGTCCAAAATGGCCACCAATGATCTGCCCGATATGTGGTCTACTCATGGATGGTCTGTACTCCGCTACAGCGAATACCTGATGCCTCTGGAAGATCAGGAGTGGGTCTCCAGGCTTCATCCCGCAATCAAACCTGTTGTCACTGATGATCAGGGACATATTTATGTTCTTCCTGTCGATGTAGACATGGCCGGTGTGGCATATAATAAGACAATTCTGGCTGATGCCGGAGTAAAAGTGGAAGATTTAAAAACATGGAAAGATCTATATGCCGCCATGGACAAGGTCAAGGCCATGGGTGTTACTCCTGTTCATATCGGTGGAAAAGATTCCTGGACTGTAGGTAACTTCTTTGACTGGGCTGCTCCTGCGGTCTATGTTACCGACCCCAATAATTACAGTGGTGATGAACTGGTCAACGGAAGCTTTGATACGGATAAATGGGAAATCCTGGCTGGTCTGATGAAGGAAATGAATGAAAATGGTTACCTTAATGTCGATAACCTGACATCCACCTACAGTGATTCGGCAAGAGCCCTTGCCGTGGGTGATGCAGCTTTCACCTTCCTTGGAAATTATGTTCTGGCAGAAGCCTGGACCTTTAATCCCAAGGCCGATCTGGGATTCTTCCCCGTTCCCGCCTATTATGAAGGTGATTCTCCCAGTCTGATTTCCGGTGAACGAAGCACTGTCGGAATCTGGAAAGATACTCCCAATGCAGAAGCCTGTAAAACATTCCTGGACTTTCTGGCAATTGCCGAAAATGCGGCTAAAATTGCGGGATCAAATGGAATCCCTGCCGGCCTGATCGATGCGGAAAGCGATACGGGTAAACTGAAGGCTGACTATATTAAATGGGCCGATGCTTCCGCCTTTCCCTACTTTGACAGAGCCTTTCTCCCCAGCGGGATGTGGGACACCATGTGCTCTACCGGAGCTGGAATACTTTCGGGTGACATGAGTACCGAAGACGCTGCAGCCAAAATGAAGGAAGACTTCACCAGGATGTATAAATAA
- a CDS encoding alpha-glucosidase/alpha-galactosidase, whose translation MNKRTKITFMGAGSTIFVKNVIGDALLFESLKDAEISLYDINAQRLEESGILIESLNRSLNDGRASVRTYLGEAKRKEALAQADFVFNAIQVGGYDPATIADFEIPRKYGLRQTIADTIGIGGIFRGLRTIPVMLDFVRDMEEVCPDALLLNYTNPMSIVTGAVQKVSTIQTVGLCHSVQVCASHLLEELGMKANDLRWKIAGINHMAWLLDIRDGSKDLYPEIKARAEKKNRDETHDDMIRFEMMKYFGYYITESSEHFSEYTPYWIRSGSPEFIEDFNIPLDEYPRRCITQIEEWNERRSELLSGKTPEHLKTSEYGADIMNAVLTDQAICIHGNVLNKKNYITNLPAEAVVEVPCLIDGNGIQPVESGALPVQCAALNQSNINVHLTTIEAALTRKKETVYQAALLDPHTSAELPPEKIIDLCDELFDAHRPWMPEYQ comes from the coding sequence ATGAATAAAAGAACAAAAATAACATTTATGGGAGCAGGCAGCACAATCTTTGTAAAAAATGTGATTGGGGATGCTCTCTTGTTTGAAAGTCTGAAAGATGCCGAAATCTCCCTTTATGATATTAATGCACAGCGTCTTGAAGAATCAGGAATACTTATCGAATCCTTGAACCGCAGCCTCAATGATGGGAGGGCATCTGTCCGTACTTATTTGGGGGAAGCTAAAAGAAAGGAAGCACTGGCACAGGCTGATTTTGTCTTTAATGCCATACAGGTCGGCGGTTATGATCCTGCTACAATTGCCGACTTTGAGATTCCACGGAAATATGGTCTCCGTCAGACAATTGCCGACACCATAGGCATCGGTGGGATTTTCAGAGGACTCAGAACCATCCCTGTTATGCTGGATTTTGTCCGTGACATGGAAGAAGTCTGCCCTGATGCATTACTGCTGAATTATACCAATCCCATGAGTATCGTCACCGGTGCTGTACAGAAAGTTTCAACAATTCAAACTGTGGGACTCTGTCATTCCGTACAGGTCTGTGCCTCTCATCTCCTTGAGGAGTTGGGTATGAAGGCAAATGACCTCAGATGGAAGATCGCCGGGATCAATCACATGGCCTGGCTTCTGGATATCCGGGATGGCAGTAAAGATCTTTATCCTGAAATAAAAGCAAGGGCTGAGAAGAAAAACAGGGATGAGACCCATGACGATATGATCCGATTTGAGATGATGAAATATTTCGGATATTACATCACAGAATCCTCAGAGCATTTCAGCGAATATACTCCATACTGGATCAGATCCGGATCCCCCGAGTTTATTGAAGATTTCAACATTCCTCTGGATGAATATCCACGGCGTTGTATCACTCAGATTGAAGAATGGAATGAACGAAGGAGTGAACTCCTGAGCGGCAAAACCCCTGAGCATCTGAAAACCTCAGAATATGGGGCCGACATAATGAATGCCGTTCTTACAGACCAGGCCATATGTATTCATGGGAATGTTCTGAACAAAAAGAATTATATTACAAATCTTCCCGCTGAAGCAGTTGTCGAAGTCCCCTGTCTTATCGATGGAAACGGTATCCAGCCGGTAGAATCGGGAGCACTTCCTGTACAGTGTGCTGCCCTGAATCAGAGCAATATAAATGTTCACCTCACAACAATTGAAGCCGCTCTTACCCGGAAAAAGGAGACAGTGTACCAGGCTGCTCTTCTGGACCCTCATACATCTGCGGAGCTGCCACCGGAGAAAATCATTGATCTCTGTGACGAGCTCTTCGATGCTCATAGGCCCTGGATGCCTGAGTATCAGTAA